From one Luteolibacter sp. SL250 genomic stretch:
- a CDS encoding DUF1501 domain-containing protein, translating to MNRRSFLKTSAFASLAGPALANTTHVASMPKGKAEHCIFIWLGGGMSQIDTFDPKRRGTGKKPMVAGSDYESIPTVVPGVNVTEHLGNCAKLMDRMTAVRTVHHGSGQEHAIATNFVHTGRPISGSTIYPSIGSIVAHQRGSANPKVPAYMLIGFPSVSRGPGFLGSKYGNIYLTDVKAGPAGFTRPEYLDTKRMDARKQLLEPITAGVPKDSTIADYESAQVEALRLAGPEFIRNFDLSNEPSDIRNGYAGEFGERCLVARRLIQDGVRFVEVSHNPGWVNGTGWDTHNAGQLQQHVLIRELDQVLATLIKDLEQKKLLDKTLVVVATEFGRPPEFDGGGGRGHQAAAFTMVLAGGGLNHKGAYGTTDDLSKKIAEKPVSTPDFHATIHAALGINPSHELMDSTRPVPITDGGVPIAALFT from the coding sequence ATGAACCGCCGTTCCTTCCTCAAAACCTCCGCCTTCGCCTCACTGGCCGGCCCGGCTCTGGCGAACACCACCCATGTTGCCTCCATGCCGAAGGGCAAGGCCGAGCACTGCATCTTCATCTGGCTCGGCGGTGGCATGTCCCAGATCGACACCTTCGACCCGAAACGCCGCGGCACCGGCAAGAAGCCGATGGTCGCCGGCTCCGACTATGAGTCGATCCCGACGGTCGTTCCCGGCGTGAACGTGACGGAGCATCTGGGCAACTGCGCGAAGCTGATGGACCGCATGACCGCCGTGCGCACCGTCCACCACGGTTCCGGCCAGGAGCACGCCATCGCCACCAACTTCGTCCACACCGGCCGGCCGATCAGCGGCAGCACCATCTATCCGTCCATCGGCTCGATCGTGGCGCACCAGCGCGGCTCCGCGAACCCGAAGGTGCCCGCCTACATGCTCATCGGCTTCCCCAGCGTCAGCCGCGGCCCGGGCTTCCTTGGCTCGAAGTATGGGAACATCTACCTCACGGACGTGAAGGCCGGCCCCGCCGGGTTCACCCGTCCGGAATACCTCGACACGAAGCGGATGGACGCGCGCAAGCAACTGCTGGAGCCGATCACCGCCGGTGTGCCGAAGGACTCCACCATCGCCGACTATGAATCCGCCCAGGTCGAGGCGCTGCGTCTCGCCGGGCCGGAGTTCATCCGCAACTTCGACCTGTCGAATGAACCGTCCGACATCCGCAACGGCTACGCCGGTGAGTTCGGCGAGCGCTGCCTCGTCGCCCGCCGCCTGATCCAGGACGGCGTGCGTTTCGTGGAGGTCTCCCACAACCCGGGCTGGGTGAACGGCACCGGCTGGGACACCCACAACGCGGGCCAGCTCCAGCAGCACGTCCTCATCCGTGAACTCGACCAGGTGCTTGCCACACTGATCAAGGACCTGGAGCAGAAGAAGCTCCTGGACAAGACGTTGGTCGTGGTCGCCACGGAGTTCGGCCGTCCGCCGGAGTTCGATGGCGGCGGCGGCCGCGGCCACCAGGCAGCCGCCTTCACCATGGTCCTCGCCGGCGGCGGACTCAACCACAAGGGCGCCTACGGCACCACGGACGACCTTTCAAAGAAGATCGCCGAGAAACCGGTCTCCACCCCCGACTTCCACGCCACCATCCACGCCGCGCTCGGCATCAATCCGAGCCACGAGCTGATGGACTCCACGCGCCCGGTGCCCATCACCGATGGCGGTGTGCCCATCGCCGCGTTGTTCACCTAA
- a CDS encoding carbon-nitrogen hydrolase: MPRLALLQSATFSSKEEAFDHHEKLIREAAAGGAQIVATQELFLTPYFCTVEDTERFDLADKLPGPVTDRLGKLAAELGIVLISSLFEHRGPGLYHNTAAIHDADGSLLGLYRKSHIPQDPGFEEKFYFTPGDTGWPVWDTRFGKIGVLICWDQWYPEAARLMALGGAELLIYPTAIGWLPAEKEELGAAQHCAWETVQRGHAVANGCYLAAINRSGTHDGTEFWGRSFVANPYGELVAKASTENEEILYHDVDYKKVEDFRRIWPFFRDRRIDAYGDLTKRWRA, encoded by the coding sequence ATGCCACGCCTCGCCCTGCTCCAGTCCGCCACCTTCTCCAGCAAAGAGGAAGCGTTCGACCACCATGAAAAGCTGATCCGCGAGGCAGCGGCAGGCGGCGCACAGATCGTGGCAACCCAGGAGCTTTTCCTGACCCCGTATTTCTGCACCGTGGAGGACACGGAGCGTTTCGACCTTGCCGACAAGCTTCCGGGACCGGTGACGGACCGCCTTGGCAAGCTGGCGGCGGAGCTGGGCATCGTCCTCATTTCCTCACTCTTCGAACACCGGGGACCCGGCCTCTACCACAACACCGCCGCGATCCATGATGCGGACGGCAGCCTGCTGGGCCTCTACCGGAAGTCCCACATCCCGCAGGACCCCGGCTTCGAGGAAAAATTCTACTTCACGCCCGGGGACACCGGCTGGCCGGTGTGGGACACGCGCTTCGGCAAGATCGGCGTCCTCATCTGCTGGGACCAGTGGTACCCTGAGGCCGCCCGACTGATGGCGCTGGGCGGTGCGGAGCTGCTCATCTACCCGACGGCGATCGGCTGGCTGCCCGCGGAAAAGGAGGAACTCGGCGCGGCCCAGCACTGCGCCTGGGAGACGGTGCAGCGCGGCCATGCGGTTGCGAACGGCTGCTACCTCGCCGCCATCAACCGCAGCGGCACCCACGACGGCACCGAATTCTGGGGCCGATCCTTCGTAGCGAACCCCTACGGTGAGCTGGTCGCGAAGGCTTCCACGGAAAACGAGGAGATCCTCTACCACGACGTGGACTACAAGAAGGTGGAGGATTTCCGCCGGATCTGGCCTTTCTTCCGCGACCGCCGCATCGACGCCTATGGCGATCTGACGAAGCGCTGGAGGGCGTGA
- a CDS encoding DUF1553 domain-containing protein, translating into MSPLRSSTYLTLAAASAVAIAFAANDADQADSPDATNDAPPQEAAQNDSVKIPVIPPLVKWTFDGDFPGKPGGKAKISGNGPQAPIYPSFAAGNMALDLEGGDGSILVKETDVPGVNLRFVQGETITIEAWVRIEDLKNGSYIYLIGKGRNRKKAFTAENQNWALRLKNEGGEALPTFLFRSRNEKTKEEGYHRWVAAEGFTAGSGWHHVAVTYTFGKPDSVTAHVDGKKITKGAWDMAGKTTEPPVSDADDVMIGTGNGGGPGNTLNGSIDEVAVYRGAVADATLSQRYVFVPPPAVVEVAQIPAGKVLVQICEKVPPKNSWPAIQPPESEHYTEDVFGFFELPHKYVDTGVREDRPIPSIMRASAKVKIPAGKHRLLVRARSSSRLHIDGKQLILTSFTKADSGGHNHVSEQDKFLDLGGADFRFAPPGTEEAWCEFETKGGEHLVSFETMVGGVVGNARRRPEIGEAVVAISHQGTDTWELLSPGSRKVAYNDKGWTEYETERRAWLQDFNQQRRADARAKHAAYWDKRRKEAEKYLSSAQQVPAPAAVSGYPEGNAIDRFVNQKIDKVAHQYSEAKKEGVNFYKEVMPILETKCFSCHQGNKTKGDLQLNTLEHAIKGGKSDGPAITPGHADKSSLYDRITQTDEDYIMPPKGDPLTKEQQELIKRWIDEGANWPELNVEYTDVTGLSDDLSFLRRVSLDTIGVPPTVEEIEAFTKSTDKDKRAKTIDRLLADDRWADKWMGYWQDVLAENPNMLNPTLNNTGPFRWWIHESLLDDKPLDLFVTELVRMNGSNRFGGPAGFGVAAGNDVPMAQKGTIVSTAFLGIEMKCARCHDAPAHESTQEQLFQLAAMLETKPVGVPATSSVPMDKLSVGGRKPLIKVTLPPGSKVTPAWPFGKFVAEDVGLALAEDQKSTRDVLAALITAPQNERFAQVMANRIWKQFMGRGIVEPVEDWEKNEPTHPELLKWLGRELVRQNYSMKNLARVILNSNAYQRAIDTRLRDTSPLYTSPAPRRLDAETIVDALFASTGKPFRTEEVSLDIDGRRDLKNSISLGKPTRAWMLTSTSNERDRPSLALPRIQAVADVLEAFGWKGARQDATNAREISPNALQPAIISNGTMGIWLTRLSDDHGMTELALQDQTVDQLLDQMFLRILTRKPNDQERAKYSAYLAAGFDTRVKSTTIPVAVKAERRPEKYVSWSNHLDAAANVLRHEQQLAARAGDPPTGRLDADWRQRMEDVLWAVLNSPELVFNR; encoded by the coding sequence ATGTCTCCGCTCCGTTCCAGCACCTACCTCACCCTCGCCGCGGCGTCCGCCGTGGCGATCGCCTTCGCCGCCAACGACGCGGACCAGGCGGATTCCCCGGATGCCACCAATGACGCCCCGCCGCAGGAAGCCGCGCAGAACGACTCGGTGAAAATCCCGGTCATCCCGCCGCTCGTCAAATGGACCTTTGACGGCGACTTCCCCGGCAAGCCCGGAGGCAAGGCGAAGATCTCCGGCAACGGGCCGCAGGCACCGATCTATCCATCGTTCGCAGCGGGCAACATGGCGCTCGACCTGGAAGGCGGCGACGGATCGATCCTGGTGAAGGAAACGGATGTCCCCGGGGTGAACCTGCGCTTCGTCCAAGGTGAAACCATCACCATCGAGGCATGGGTGAGGATCGAAGATCTCAAGAACGGCTCCTACATCTACCTCATCGGCAAGGGCCGGAACCGCAAGAAGGCTTTCACCGCTGAGAACCAGAACTGGGCGCTGCGCCTGAAGAACGAAGGCGGCGAGGCGCTCCCGACCTTCCTTTTCCGCAGCCGCAACGAGAAGACCAAGGAAGAAGGCTACCACCGCTGGGTGGCCGCGGAGGGCTTCACCGCCGGCTCCGGCTGGCACCATGTGGCCGTCACCTACACTTTCGGCAAGCCGGACAGCGTCACCGCCCATGTCGATGGCAAGAAGATCACGAAAGGTGCCTGGGACATGGCGGGCAAAACCACCGAGCCTCCGGTGAGCGATGCGGATGACGTCATGATCGGCACCGGCAACGGTGGAGGTCCAGGCAACACGCTCAACGGTTCCATCGATGAGGTCGCCGTGTACCGCGGTGCCGTTGCGGACGCCACCCTCTCCCAGCGCTACGTGTTCGTCCCGCCGCCAGCCGTCGTGGAGGTCGCCCAGATCCCCGCCGGAAAGGTGCTCGTCCAGATCTGTGAGAAAGTTCCGCCGAAGAATTCCTGGCCGGCCATCCAACCTCCTGAAAGCGAACACTACACGGAGGATGTCTTCGGCTTCTTCGAGCTGCCCCACAAATACGTGGACACTGGTGTCCGTGAGGACCGGCCGATCCCGAGCATCATGCGCGCCTCCGCAAAGGTGAAGATCCCCGCCGGCAAGCACCGCCTGCTGGTCCGCGCCCGCAGTTCCTCCCGGCTCCATATCGACGGCAAGCAACTGATCCTGACCTCCTTCACCAAGGCGGACAGCGGCGGCCACAACCATGTTTCTGAACAGGACAAGTTCCTCGATCTCGGCGGCGCGGACTTCCGCTTCGCGCCTCCCGGCACGGAGGAAGCCTGGTGCGAATTCGAAACGAAGGGCGGCGAGCACCTCGTGTCCTTCGAAACCATGGTCGGCGGAGTCGTCGGCAACGCGCGCCGCAGACCGGAGATCGGCGAGGCGGTCGTGGCCATCTCCCACCAAGGCACGGACACATGGGAACTGCTCTCCCCAGGCTCCCGCAAAGTCGCCTACAATGACAAGGGCTGGACGGAATACGAAACCGAACGCCGTGCCTGGCTCCAGGATTTCAACCAGCAGCGCCGTGCGGATGCCCGCGCGAAGCACGCCGCCTACTGGGACAAGCGCAGGAAGGAAGCGGAGAAGTATCTTTCCTCGGCACAGCAGGTCCCCGCCCCGGCGGCGGTGTCCGGCTATCCGGAAGGCAACGCCATCGACCGCTTCGTCAACCAGAAGATCGACAAGGTGGCCCACCAGTACTCCGAAGCGAAGAAGGAAGGCGTGAACTTCTACAAGGAAGTGATGCCCATTCTGGAAACAAAGTGCTTCAGTTGCCACCAGGGCAACAAGACGAAGGGCGACCTCCAGCTCAACACGCTGGAACACGCCATCAAGGGTGGCAAATCCGATGGACCGGCCATCACCCCCGGACACGCGGACAAGAGTTCCCTCTACGACCGCATCACCCAGACGGATGAGGACTACATCATGCCACCGAAGGGTGATCCGCTGACCAAGGAGCAGCAGGAACTCATCAAGCGCTGGATCGACGAAGGTGCGAACTGGCCGGAGCTGAACGTGGAATACACCGATGTCACGGGCCTGAGCGACGACCTCTCCTTCCTGCGCCGTGTCTCCCTGGACACCATCGGCGTGCCGCCGACCGTGGAGGAAATCGAGGCTTTCACCAAAAGCACGGACAAGGACAAGCGCGCAAAGACGATCGACCGCCTGCTCGCGGATGACCGATGGGCGGACAAGTGGATGGGCTACTGGCAGGACGTCCTCGCGGAGAACCCGAACATGCTCAACCCCACGCTCAACAACACGGGCCCGTTCCGCTGGTGGATCCATGAGTCCCTGCTGGATGACAAGCCGCTGGATCTTTTCGTCACCGAACTGGTGCGGATGAACGGCAGCAACCGCTTCGGTGGCCCCGCCGGATTCGGTGTGGCCGCAGGAAATGACGTGCCGATGGCTCAGAAAGGCACCATCGTCAGCACCGCCTTCCTCGGCATCGAGATGAAGTGCGCGCGCTGCCATGACGCACCGGCCCATGAAAGCACGCAGGAGCAGCTTTTCCAGCTCGCGGCGATGCTGGAGACAAAACCCGTCGGCGTGCCCGCCACCAGCAGCGTGCCGATGGACAAACTTTCCGTGGGCGGCCGCAAGCCGCTGATCAAGGTGACGCTGCCTCCCGGCTCGAAGGTGACCCCGGCATGGCCATTCGGAAAATTCGTCGCGGAAGATGTGGGCCTCGCGCTGGCGGAAGACCAGAAGAGCACCCGTGACGTGCTGGCCGCCCTGATCACCGCGCCACAGAACGAACGCTTCGCCCAGGTGATGGCCAACCGCATCTGGAAGCAGTTCATGGGACGCGGCATCGTCGAGCCCGTCGAGGATTGGGAGAAGAACGAGCCGACCCACCCGGAGCTTCTGAAATGGCTGGGCCGTGAACTGGTGCGCCAGAACTACAGCATGAAGAACCTGGCACGGGTGATCCTCAACTCGAACGCCTATCAGCGCGCGATCGACACCCGCCTGCGTGACACCAGCCCGCTCTACACCTCCCCCGCCCCGCGCCGTCTGGATGCGGAGACCATCGTGGACGCCCTCTTCGCCTCGACCGGCAAGCCGTTCCGCACGGAGGAGGTCAGCCTGGACATCGACGGCCGCCGGGACCTGAAGAACTCCATCTCCCTCGGCAAGCCGACCCGGGCGTGGATGCTGACCAGCACTTCAAACGAGCGTGACCGTCCGTCCCTCGCCCTGCCACGCATCCAGGCCGTCGCCGACGTGCTGGAGGCCTTCGGCTGGAAGGGCGCCCGCCAGGATGCGACCAACGCACGGGAGATTTCCCCGAACGCGCTGCAACCCGCCATCATCAGCAACGGCACCATGGGCATCTGGCTCACCCGCCTGAGCGATGACCATGGCATGACGGAACTGGCGCTGCAGGACCAGACGGTGGACCAACTGCTGGACCAGATGTTCCTCCGCATCCTCACCCGCAAGCCGAACGACCAGGAACGCGCGAAATACAGCGCCTATCTCGCCGCCGGTTTCGACACCCGCGTGAAGAGCACCACCATCCCCGTTGCCGTGAAGGCCGAGCGCCGCCCGGAGAAGTATGTCTCCTGGTCGAACCACCTGGACGCCGCCGCGAACGTGCTGCGCCACGAGCAGCAGCTCGCCGCCCGTGCCGGTGACCCGCCGACCGGACGCCTGGACGCCGACTGGCGCCAGCGCATGGAGGACGTCCTGTGGGCGGTCCTCAACTCCCCCGAACTTGTATTCAACCGCTGA
- a CDS encoding sensor histidine kinase, translating into MPRFLKKAALLFLLSACFPGDLLAQTPKIDPKAPVLTTASAIARLPNTSLLQPAVSLASATITFIDPNGTTFIRDESGATFFRSSRSSSYQPGQMISIKGVRFPGLYIGGIIPSKVDVLSAGPPPQPRTLTLRELETGQHHYEFVEVTGVGRSFELTGETTGKLRLNVEGGILEVQFDQAPEDGSSLVDAEVRIRGLAAGAINDHRQLVYPYLRASDGNSITVIQSPPADPYGTADTPLSSLFDFARAGAASHRVKISGTALGPQIHGSVFIRQDNRSVRVIMAGPSPGLRAGDHVEALGFPEMGGFSAMLADATLRVTSHGQAPPPAIKPGATQINSGALDADLVTIEGTVIQQLADDSTFIIRTPTDTLRIISHGWKLPPVDPGSEARFTGIWLVKEVRSTSRSYRAAPAAHELWLRSPDDVTLLSAPSWWNSTKLSIMLGVVAGAALLVLVWAAVLQRQVARQVKIIEVKAQREAMIEERQRIAREFHDTLEQELAGLSLRLDAAVPRVADEKAKGLLDQLRKLLFRLQTETRDFVWDLRDESQHSEPLETSLGILIDHLQTTTVIPLDYSAMADLPAVPPLVQHHLLRIAREAVNNAIKYSSAKRVRISLTHAPGAMHLKVEDDGAGFDVGGKSNASGHFGLQGMKERVRKLGAELDIRSKPGEGACVEVVLAIPSAA; encoded by the coding sequence GTGCCGCGATTCCTGAAAAAAGCCGCGCTCCTTTTCCTTCTCTCCGCCTGTTTTCCGGGAGACCTCCTCGCGCAGACGCCGAAGATCGACCCGAAGGCACCGGTCCTGACCACGGCCAGCGCGATCGCACGGCTCCCGAACACGTCGCTGCTGCAACCGGCGGTGAGCCTGGCGTCAGCCACCATCACGTTCATCGATCCGAATGGCACCACCTTCATCCGGGATGAAAGCGGGGCGACGTTTTTCCGCAGCAGCCGCTCCAGCAGCTACCAACCCGGACAGATGATCTCCATCAAGGGGGTGAGATTCCCCGGTCTGTATATCGGCGGCATCATCCCCTCGAAGGTGGACGTCCTTTCCGCAGGCCCTCCGCCCCAACCCCGGACACTCACGCTCCGCGAACTGGAAACCGGCCAGCACCACTATGAATTCGTGGAAGTGACGGGCGTCGGCCGTTCTTTCGAACTCACCGGGGAGACCACCGGCAAACTCCGCCTGAACGTGGAAGGCGGCATCCTGGAGGTCCAGTTCGACCAGGCACCGGAGGACGGATCCTCCCTGGTTGATGCCGAGGTACGTATCCGGGGACTGGCGGCAGGAGCCATCAATGACCACCGGCAGCTCGTTTATCCCTATCTCCGTGCGAGCGACGGAAACTCGATCACAGTCATCCAGTCTCCTCCAGCGGATCCCTATGGAACGGCGGACACACCGCTGTCTTCGCTTTTCGACTTTGCCAGGGCGGGTGCGGCCAGCCACCGGGTGAAAATTTCCGGAACCGCCCTGGGACCGCAGATCCATGGCAGCGTGTTCATCCGCCAGGACAACCGCAGCGTCCGCGTCATCATGGCCGGTCCATCCCCGGGACTACGGGCAGGAGACCATGTGGAGGCTCTGGGGTTTCCTGAAATGGGGGGATTCAGTGCGATGCTGGCGGACGCCACACTGCGGGTCACCTCACATGGCCAAGCCCCTCCCCCAGCCATCAAGCCGGGAGCGACCCAGATCAACAGCGGCGCGCTCGACGCGGATCTCGTCACCATCGAGGGCACGGTCATCCAGCAACTCGCGGACGACAGCACCTTCATCATCCGGACCCCCACGGATACCCTCCGCATCATCTCCCACGGTTGGAAGCTGCCTCCGGTCGATCCGGGGAGTGAAGCACGCTTCACCGGCATCTGGCTGGTCAAGGAGGTGCGGAGCACCAGCCGGAGCTACCGGGCAGCCCCAGCCGCCCATGAACTCTGGCTGCGCTCACCGGATGATGTCACCCTCCTTTCAGCCCCCAGTTGGTGGAACTCAACCAAGCTGTCCATCATGCTCGGCGTGGTGGCCGGAGCCGCTCTCCTCGTCCTCGTCTGGGCGGCTGTCCTGCAACGCCAGGTCGCCCGCCAGGTGAAGATCATCGAGGTGAAGGCCCAACGAGAAGCGATGATCGAGGAACGCCAGCGCATCGCCCGCGAGTTCCACGATACACTCGAACAGGAGCTGGCCGGGCTGTCCCTGCGGCTGGATGCCGCAGTGCCCCGGGTGGCCGATGAAAAGGCGAAGGGCTTGCTCGACCAGTTGCGGAAGCTCCTTTTCCGGCTCCAGACGGAAACCCGGGATTTCGTATGGGACCTGCGGGATGAGTCCCAGCATTCCGAGCCGCTGGAAACCTCGCTCGGCATCCTCATCGACCACCTGCAGACCACCACCGTCATCCCGCTGGACTACTCCGCGATGGCGGACCTGCCCGCAGTCCCTCCCCTGGTCCAGCACCATCTGCTGCGGATCGCACGGGAGGCTGTCAACAACGCCATCAAATACTCGTCCGCGAAGCGTGTCCGGATTTCCCTCACCCACGCACCCGGCGCCATGCACCTCAAGGTGGAGGATGATGGCGCGGGCTTTGACGTCGGAGGGAAGTCTAACGCGTCCGGCCACTTCGGGCTGCAGGGGATGAAAGAGCGCGTGCGCAAGCTGGGCGCGGAGCTGGACATCCGCAGCAAGCCCGGTGAAGGCGCCTGCGTGGAAGTCGTGCTTGCCATCCCTTCCGCCGCATAG
- a CDS encoding response regulator transcription factor gives MQDASQPLRLLLVDDHFVVRSGLAASLALEDDMSVVAEAADANEAVTAYETHHPDVVLMDLQMGETNGVDAVSRISQDHPAARILVFSSFARDEDIYRAIRAGALGYLQKAAPREDLLEAVRQVSKGNRYLPREIAQRLAERLSRPEPSPREREVLALIAKGRSNKEVASDLGLSEDTVKRHVSNLMAKLGAQDRTQAVTEALRRGLIEV, from the coding sequence ATGCAGGATGCCTCCCAACCGTTGCGTCTCCTTCTGGTGGACGACCATTTCGTGGTCCGCAGCGGGCTGGCCGCATCCCTCGCCCTGGAGGATGACATGAGCGTGGTCGCGGAGGCCGCCGACGCGAACGAAGCCGTCACCGCGTATGAGACCCACCACCCGGACGTCGTGCTGATGGACCTGCAGATGGGTGAAACCAATGGTGTGGATGCCGTTTCCCGGATCTCCCAAGACCACCCCGCGGCGAGGATCCTGGTCTTCTCATCGTTCGCACGGGACGAGGACATCTACCGCGCCATCCGCGCCGGGGCGCTCGGCTACCTGCAGAAGGCCGCCCCGCGGGAAGACCTGCTGGAGGCCGTGCGCCAGGTTTCCAAGGGCAACCGCTACCTGCCGCGGGAGATCGCCCAGCGGCTGGCCGAACGGCTCAGCCGTCCGGAACCCAGCCCGCGAGAGCGGGAGGTGCTGGCCCTCATCGCCAAGGGCCGCAGCAACAAGGAAGTCGCATCCGACCTGGGCCTCAGCGAGGACACCGTGAAACGGCACGTGAGCAACCTGATGGCGAAGCTTGGTGCCCAGGACCGCACCCAGGCCGTCACGGAAGCCCTGCGCCGCGGGTTGATCGAAGTCTGA
- a CDS encoding endonuclease/exonuclease/phosphatase family protein, whose amino-acid sequence MKWLRYGIAITTALMGCLPAAAKEFKVISWNVLYGFNRGERITEGAEWLRKQQPDVVALQELNGFDEKKLAETSAIWGHGHSAILKLDGFPVGLTSRTPITVVAKIREGLWHGCLHVRTADTDFLVIHLCPHDRTVRVGEMEKLVPVVKGLLGENRRLFALGDFNDKSPLDIDFTNAQRILIGSAKPTNLTGGKFSAQVVGGFMDAGLVDSCAPLPANFSVPTRMKPHAADPTDQVKYLQRIDLILTDPRTAAEVRTVHTSQDVVLNSISDHYPVIHSSERAE is encoded by the coding sequence GAAGGAGTTCAAGGTGATCAGTTGGAACGTCCTCTATGGCTTCAACCGGGGTGAACGGATCACCGAAGGTGCGGAGTGGCTGAGGAAGCAACAACCGGATGTGGTGGCGCTGCAGGAGCTCAACGGCTTCGACGAAAAGAAACTCGCGGAAACTTCCGCCATCTGGGGGCACGGCCACAGTGCCATCCTGAAGCTGGATGGCTTTCCCGTGGGACTGACCTCCCGCACCCCCATCACGGTGGTGGCGAAAATCCGCGAGGGCCTGTGGCATGGCTGCCTGCACGTCCGCACGGCGGACACCGACTTTCTGGTGATCCACCTCTGCCCCCACGACCGCACCGTGCGGGTGGGGGAAATGGAAAAGCTGGTCCCGGTGGTGAAAGGACTGCTGGGGGAAAACCGCCGCCTCTTCGCCCTTGGGGATTTCAACGACAAGTCGCCGCTCGACATCGACTTCACCAATGCCCAGCGGATCCTCATCGGGTCGGCGAAGCCCACGAACCTGACCGGAGGGAAGTTCTCCGCTCAGGTGGTCGGCGGTTTCATGGACGCGGGGCTGGTGGACTCCTGCGCGCCGCTGCCCGCCAACTTTTCCGTGCCCACCCGCATGAAACCACACGCCGCGGACCCGACCGATCAGGTGAAGTATCTCCAGAGGATCGATCTCATCCTCACAGATCCCCGCACGGCGGCGGAGGTCCGCACCGTGCATACCAGCCAGGATGTGGTGCTCAACTCCATCTCCGACCACTACCCGGTCATCCACTCCAGCGAGCGGGCGGAATAG